AAGGCATGAATGATTGACGGTAGTAGGAATGGTATGTGCGTGGCAACACGAGCAGGGACTTCAGCATGCAATTGTCATTGCCCCTCCCGAACAATGTATCTGCGGCAAAGTGGTGGTCCACAACGACGGGAGGTCATTATTGTCATATGCCGATTCAGTCTAGTGCGCTGCAAGTGCAAAACCGCCTACACCCCCATACCGCAATGCATCAGACAATCCGCATATATCGGTCTAAGCATATCTCAACCATAGATTGTCCCCAACTTCAGCGCGCTCGATTACTGCACAAGACACAAGATCAGTCATTGTCACTCGTGTCACCTCCGGACAGACTCAAACTCACATAGACCTCGAGGACGtatcgctcttcctccttcaactccTCGATGAACTCTTCCGCCTCGGTTCGCTCCAATCCCCCTTCTTCGGTCAAACTTCCGACCAAAGCCTCATAAACATCGGGAACGGGCCAAGTAGGTCCACAGAGGTAGAAGTAAGCTGCCTCGCTTCCCTTTCCGCTTAAGAGCTTGTTCAACATCTTCTTGTCAGCCGACATCTTGTGTTGAATATAAGTCTTGCTGTCCGAGTCTCGGGAGAAGGCAAGTCCAGCATGAGAGATGACACCGGAAGCAATGTAtgcttcgatctcttctccgtAAAGGTACTCTTGCGATCGGTATCGAGATCCGAAGTAGTAGATCAAGGGACCAACTTCGACACCCTGAGATCGTTGCCATGCTCGGTGTTGCATGAAGGCTCGGAATGGTGCGGCACTGCACACGGACGTTTGATTAGCTGGATTCATGTTGTTGCAGACCATATAACTCACCCTGTACCAAGACCAGCCATGATGATAGGTTGCTTGTCATCGGGAGGAAGCTTCATGACGGAAGGCTTGATCGACACAGTGACCTTAGATCCGGGCTTCAGAGCTGCGAGGTACCTGGTACATTGACCGAATCGAGGAGAGCCTGCAAATGATGATACAGTCAGCTTTCTGCACACATCCTGGCAGTTGGCtgccacactcacccttcgaGTCTAGCCAATCAACTGTAACGATCAACAACTCCACCTTATCACCAACCGCCTTCTGACTCGAAGCGATCGAATAGTGTCGAGGTTTGATCTCAGGTATCAAACTGACCAGCTCTTCGACACCCGGTCGAGCCGTCTTGAACTTCTTCAGAACATCCGCAAATGTAACagtctccttctccgccatACGTTTGAACAACTCTGCACCCTCGGGAGCAGAGATGAACTTGAGTGTCATAGCGTCCGCTTTGGCGGTGGCGAGTTTGGCAAGGGCAGCATAGAACGCCTTGCCAGGTCGACCGAACAAGTCGACGTTCTGTTGAAGCAGTTGGAAGATCGTCCTGGTCTCCATAGTTCCAGCTTTGACGGGGCTAGCAAACGTGACAAGGGCGTCCGGGTTGAGTCCGTACCAGTTACAAAAGTCGAGGACTTCCTCCGCGTCGTTCCATCCATGAATACCAATCGCTTCTCCAATCTCGTATTTGAGACCAGTCCCAGTCGAGTCGAgttcgaggtggaagacaTTTCGGTCGTAAGTGGCGGGGGTGAGTCGACGGTTCTCGGTGACAGTGACAAGGAAAGTCTCATCCGCTTGTGATGGTCGAAGAGCGGCGATACCAGGAGTGATGGACGAGgcatcctcatcgacgGTCTTGACATCGGGAACGGCGAAAGCCTCTCGGAAGAACAGGTGACGAGCGGCAAGCTCCCAGGAGGCAACCGTGggcttctcgtcctcgttaGCGGCGACCGCGCCGGCGAGACCTGGAAGAGCGTCCCACTCCCAAGCtgccttgtccttctcaGTCTTGCCCTCTTCCAACTCAGGCACCTCCCATGCCGAGGGCTTCGACTCAAACAATGCAGCTTGAGCGGCCTCGACGTCCTCCCTAGCGACTTGGTGATTATGGAACGCGTCGAGGACCTTCCAGACACCGCCGGCGAGTTTTTGCTGGCCGGTgtagagaagaaggaaagcaACCTGCTCCTGGATAGGGTGGACAGGATGCGACgcatcgaggtcgaggaggaagactcggagcttcttctccttgatggTGGCAATTTCCTTTCGAGTCAACTTGAGAGGGAGTTCCTCCTCAGACCAGGGAAGctcgagaacgagaatCGACCCCTGCTTTGCATCGGCGAAGACATCGGTAGACTTGAAAACATTAGCATCGGAGACCCAGGTGACGTCGGCAGACTCGTTGACGTCGAGTTCAGTGGCGACAGCTGTAGacggggagagagagagcacAGACTTGACGCCTCGCGCGGATGCAGAGCCGAACTGAGCGAGGTGTGTAGAAAGTGAAGGCGAAGACAGGAAAAGGTGAGCGAGAAGTTGAGGGAAAGGTGAGGAGAGTCCTGTATAGAACGAGACGACCTTTCCGGGATTGCCAGCGGAAATGATTGGGAGAACATCCGACACAGAGGTGGCAACAACGGACTTCACGGTAGGAAGGACAGCCTTGCTGGAGCCGGAAGCGGCGTAGAGGGATGCAAGCACAGCGGCCTTGAGAGCCTCGGCGTCAGTCTTGGAAGCACCGAGAACCGAGACAATTTTGCGCTCAGCACCTTCGGACGAAGTCAAAGCGGCGGAAAGGGCGTCCGATTTGGGTGATAGAGTGTTCAGGGTGATCAAGCCAGTACCTTGAGGGAGAGTAGCGGCGATAGACGAGGCGAGCTTGCCGGCAGGCGCAACGAAGATAGCCGAGGCATTTCCGTTAAGAGTCGTGAAGTCTTCGATCTGGGCTGActgtggagaaggaagaacaaACGATGAGGTCTCACGGCCAGAGAAGGTGCTCTCAATGACGTGAACAACTTTTCGAGCTTCCCCGCCATACAGCTTCGATGCGGtctcgacgatcttcttgccggacgagaagacgacTTCCCAGTCTTGAGGGAGTGAAGCGAGAGCCTGTACGACGCCGGGGGTGTGAAGAGCATCGGTGATTTCGAGAGACTCcgtggtcgaggtcgtaGCAAGGTTGATGATCACGTTGCCGTCGATCGAGGTAAGGCTTGGAACAAGGTAAGGCAGAGTCTTGATGGAGGCGAAAACAGTGAAACGACCGGAAGACCTCTTTGCATAGCCCGCCAATTCCAGACCGGCACCGTCTCGAGTCTGCAACTCGTGGACCTTGCTGGACTCAAAACCAGCAAGACGAGAACCGAATCCGACCTGCACGGCATCGTCGTAGACCCAGACTGACTCGGAATACTTGACAGCAAGCGCCTCCAAGGTCTCGATTGCCGATCCGAAGACGGTCGATCCGGTCTTGGTTGAAGGGACAGGGAGTGACGAAGACAGGAGATGGTTGAAGTAGGTTGAGTCAGTGAAAGAGGGTGTGGAAACATCCCCCAGGGCTTGAGAGACTGCCTCTGGTATGGACTTGGAcccgtccttctccccgTCCTCAGATACAGcggtcgacgatgacgagtaCGGGGTGGCAGAGCCATCCGAGTCGAGGTTCAGACCAGCATCGTTCTTGACGGTGGCGATCTGAGATTTCTGAGCTGGGACACCGGGAGCGGAAGTGAGAGCGGAGGTGAGGACAGTAGGGGCCATGGTGAGAAGTGGCGAGAATGAATGTGGAGATGAAAGGACGGAAATGGGAAGCTCTTCAGAGCTGTTTTGTGTCAGATGGGAGggtagaagaagaagaagaggagagggaagggcAGAAGTCAATTTGGGAACGACTAATGTAGCGAGCAGCAACGATTGTAACCAAAAGTGGATTCGGATTATTTTTTTGACCGTCACCGATATGGCGTGATCCCTCATTCTCCCGGTGATCAATCGATTCCAGATGATGACAGCCACGTGGGGGAGGGGTTTTATCGGAATCCCTTCAAGCATGACGTGGACTTGATCATCTCAGCCGGAAATTACAGCTTATCACACATTCACACTCGCATCTCTCGTTCCCTCTCAAAAGTCGCAAGAGCTGGAGAGTCtcatcaagatcatctGCTTGCACAAAGCATCTCTCGGTGTGCAGTAGACTGCATCAGATTCGCTCAAAGATGGCGCCGAATCTCCACAATCTGCTCTCGTCCCTCCGCTCACCGATCTTCCAGACCCTGTCGAATCCCACTTCATCACGGATGGGAACCAAATACCTCCGACGTCGACTACGAGGTCCATCAATAGCGACATACTATCCACAACTCACGAATCCCTTCCCCAAGCTCTCATTGCTGAACAGGAACTTGCCGAGCAACCCTTTCGCAGGATGGGACGGACAGAGATTACCTACTGAGGTTAGAAACAGACGTGGCAAGGTCGTCCTGGATAATATCACttggaagggagaaggtaGTATGTTGAGGAGTAACGAgttggtcgatgatggattGAAAGAAGtagagaggaagagaggattAGGATGGTTGGAGGACGGTGTGGAACAGAGAAGACTGATCAGGGTGggaaggcggaggaggtTCGGCAAGGGTCCTCccaagaagggtgagtgccACATCACCTCTGTAGAGAACTCTGGCTTATGATCCATATTTGCAGGTCAAGGACGAAGGTcgcagatgaagaagaagtagaCGATGCCCGAAGCGAAGGCGAGCAACTAGGAGGTGTGTTTTTCACATGATGTTCTGCTTCCGAGTATCGGAAAGGAGCTAATCTGACCGTCTTCAATGCAGGGATATCACATGTACACCGCATCATCATGCATGCTTTCGTCGACTCCCGAGAGGTCGGGCGGGCAATCTCTTTTACAAAGGGTACTGACCTCGTCTAGATATCGTCATAGGGGCAGGCCGGGACATCGCCTTTCTTTTACCAGGGGATGGTGATGTGGGCGGATCGTACCAAAGTACTGAGGCACTTCGCTGATGGTTGGACTGATGGAGAATCGCTGGACCAGGTCGCCCAAACACAGGGTCGTCCTGTTCGGATTTTACTGTGAACGTACAACGCAACCTTTTTACTGATTCGCAAGCAAGGGCTTAGGATGAGGGGCCGGACGACATAGACCGGTATCGATTTCCGAAAGTGacgtcttcgacatctcTGATATGGCTGATCGCATAGATAGGGTCGCGCGTGCGATGGATGACCATCCCAATCAGTGGTCCAATGCAGATAGCTTCACTGTCAACTACCGGTCCGTGGGTCTGTGATAGTGGAGATTTGGTTCGTCCTGCTTTTCAGATCGCATCGAACCCCCTCCGTCGACATTGGATTGCAACCTAATCCTATGCGCCCTCTGCGATTGAGCTTAGAACGTGGTCGCCGCGATGTAGTCCTTCAATCAGGCTG
Above is a window of Kwoniella newhampshirensis strain CBS 13917 chromosome 9, whole genome shotgun sequence DNA encoding:
- a CDS encoding mitochondrial 37S ribosomal mS33 domain-containing protein, which translates into the protein MAPNLHNLLSSLRSPIFQTLSNPTSSRMGTKYLRRRLRGPSIATYYPQLTNPFPKLSLLNRNLPSNPFAGWDGQRLPTEVRNRRGKVVLDNITWKGEGSMLRSNELVDDGLKEVERKRGLGWLEDGVEQRRLIRVGRRRRFGKGPPKKGQGRRSQMKKK